The Culex quinquefasciatus strain JHB chromosome 2, VPISU_Cqui_1.0_pri_paternal, whole genome shotgun sequence genome contains the following window.
atattttgaactgGAAATTTAGATTTGGTGTTGAAAAATATGAACAGTTAAATGCAGTCCAGACTTGTTTATCTGAAGGCcttaacaaaatttcacaaacatttttgattttttcgtgGTATTATTTTTGAGTGTTGAGTTCAAGCATGACTcctaagggcatctccaccgcagagagcttattgcgtggcaaacctatCGGTTAGATCCCCACATTTCCGCACCGCTGGGAGCTACTTGGGCTACTGAATCAAGCCCACCACGGGTatctaatttattcattttcaaattctagcCGTTTTGTTGATCAAAATCAATGAAACTATATTCTAGCATGATAGAACATGCTTCTAATTGCATTATATGTCCAAATTGATTGCGtacatcaataaaatatcattttcaaatttttaaaagagttcaTCCGATTTGCTCCCGCCATGTTTGCCCCCTACTTTCGCACCGCAGGGTAGCAAAGCTAAAGCTAAATTAGCCTTTAAGTTCATTCAGCGAGGAAAAAGTTCATCGGGGATCCGTCGAGTCGCTAAGATAGGTGCTCGAGAAGTTCCCGAGCTGTGGGTGGCCATTTTTTCtgcgattttttgaattatttgtatttgatttggttgttgtttttatcttcaaaaatgGCATAGTTACAAAATGGCGCAATTGAAACAAGAAAATCCTAATTggaataaatttgaagaaataaaatttaagttgaaaatgctagtgaagatgcatttattttgaatattaaatttgaGTGAATATTGAAGTAATCagtaattttgatcaaaatgacttaaatttaaattgaaaaattgcggcaaaaatcatgttttataatatttataaataaaaatattaaaccaatcaaatcaaaatcaaattattcgctctacagcattaccttggcgttctcaattgcgagattcctactcgaaactaggtgtccgaaggcgtTGTTAcgctccaaacattttttttaaattagtatgggaaccttccatcggatgaggaagtaaaatgtcggtcccggccttggttgttgttaggtcgttaagtcattccaggtgtaggagtcgtctccatgccataagtacaaacaacacaccaaaccaaacctactccggtggaatcgctggcggcggttggactcacaatccaaaggtcgtcagttcaaacactggggtggaaggtttcttggagtaaaagaggtttgggtgctctccccattcaagccttcggactcctaggttcgagcagagacttacaatagagaccacaaaagacccgggggtcgttaatgtggatggtttgatttttttttttgggaattttgttaTAAGGAGGAGGgggtaaaaaatcaatttttcggcgttacgtaataaaagaacgccctTTCcataagaaaaagatttttgaaaatgagtGGTTGTTAATTGATTGGTGCATGTGTTTAATACATTTCGCAACACTTTTACGCTAATATTTTGGATCAACTACTCGTAATTTCAAGTTTGTTTTGTTACTATTAGTTTTGTAATTCCaggtaaaaaatcttaaaacttcatgaaaaaaccaaacCCAAATACCCCAAATGTATCGTTATAAAATAAATGAAGCAAAGCAAAACCCAATTCTAAACATATAGCTTGAAAAATAAAGCAGAAATGCGTCTGAAGTTGTTGTttggtttggatttttttttatttgaagcctatcaatattttcatgcaacatttttAATCTCAGGAAAATGCTATTTATTTCTGGACTTTGAAAGTTGGAACTGTTATGCATATTCAGAGACAACAGGTACATtctaataaaacttttttcagaaaaaatcagcattttcaACGTTGGTGTGATGTATTTAATCccattttaattataatttaagCAAAACAAATTGTAAATTTGGATTTGTAAACACACATTcgatcctgctcacgtcagtgaatgtttatatttagaatGAGCCGAATAGCTTGCTTGTTTTCAAATCTATATTGGTTCATCCAAAatgttttgcatgtttttttttttgctattcaaAACTGCTCCAacgcgaattaaaaaaaataaaccccaAGTTTgtcaaaagtcatttttcatgcGTAAACTTGCAGCACAAGAGGGAAAATATTTCCTAACTCGAAgacttaaaatcgaaaaaacaagcttcactcctaatgtaaacatttactgaCGTGAGTAGGATAAACTCTTTGTTTATAATCTCACATTGGCTCAATTACATTGTTTTCCGAAAACTATCCGTCAGATGATTTGCTCCCGTTAGATCCCGGGGCAAACTtgagttttgtttagattcggaTGAACTTGAAGTTAAATTAGCTCTCGCACAAGTACCGCGATGGGCTTGACGCGGGTGCCCAATTAGCTTTGCATCTCAATTCGGTCcttgcggtggagatgccctaaactactctaaagtgatttagcatttttaaatcCATCATGGCGACGAAAATGGCGGTACCGAAGTCttgaaaatatgcatttttttaaattcaatatgcaattaacttttcaaattgcactaaaatggggtcgcagaatttgaattttatgtttaaagtaagaaaattaCAAATTGTTCTTGATTcgtttatccgaagtcccagacATACCTTagaataatcgaacttcggataagcattacattttttatttggccatatatcagcattaatataagaaaataaataaaattttagtttacagatccgcaaaattcCTAGCGCTCATGTCCCTATTCAGATTGTAGTCCCGATTTCCCAAGTTGACAGAAgtgatttaaagaaaatttgtaatcttttgttttaatatgaaacaacaaattctaaatttatcaATTCTACTGTGGATGTCACTTTATTTTTTGCCGTTACAATATTCGCAAAAATAGCCTTAACTGCTAAAGAGTTTTCGTTCAATTGAACTCATGTTCTGGATTAAGCTCAACAAACCCacactttaaattttcattactagagaaaaaaaagctAAGAATTTTCCCATTGATGTTGTCTAATGCAGCATAACTGCACACTCATTAATTCCCAACTATCCGCACTTTGGTACGTTTCAAGCCTGCACAGCTCAATTCCTCCCCAATGAACAATAATAAAGTGTCACCTTCTCAAGCACGATGCTGCCTCCTTCGCTCTCTATGCTCACTTTATTTGCTCCAATTACCGAGTGAATTAATCATGCCACTTTCAAGTGGGGATCCTTTCTATCCCCTGTTCTACCCCCTCAGCGAGAGTGAAATTGCAAACGGGGTGAATAATCTTGTTTTCATCTGATTGTAACGACATGGCGTTTGTgagtaagtgtgtgtgtgtgtgtgtgtgtgtttgcattTGCACTCCACCGAAAAATCCGACGGAACGGCActtcaaacattcaaaagtcAAGTGGGCAAAGTGTGGTGGGTGTACCTCACCCTACTTGAGTGAGTGGTTTTGGTTGTGAATCTGCGAAAATTACGAAACACAACAATAAAAGCAGCAAACGATTAAAGCCACAAATTCCTAGCATAGCATGACCTAACAACCACCCCCTATGAAGCGCCCCTTTGCCTCCCACCGTCAACTCTAACGAAGGgagtataaaaataaatctgtttgGTATGTGTGGGGAGGAAAAAGTCACGAGTTTGGTACCACAGCTGATGTAAAATACCGGCATTGAAAAGATGTAATTAGCAATCTTACAGTTTGCTGAGGTACTCCAAGATTCATGCTATTACAAtaatttctttgatttaaaattgaagcaGTGGAAACACATGGAACAAAACAAGTTCAAAATAGTCCATTTCAGTTGATTAATAATTCAATACAAGTTTCCAATTAATTTGTAAAGCCGTTTGCAAATTTAATCTGGcatctttaaataaatttaaaaagaattcaattctttttttaacatcttcgaaaaaatcttttattcaaTCGCCTTTTTTGTTCAGCATTTAGAAACTAAGCTGAAAAGTAAAatgaaaatggatttaattttttaagtgtaactattttttcctCTGATGTGCTGCCgatctacgcataattgtcccatgttgccgttctacgcataattgtcccatgtttaaaaaagggcaactgagaaaaacgcgtttgatatttcttgttcgatttctgtgtttttacgcataattgtcccatgggtTTCTATTCGCCCTATATGTCCCTAATCACTCAAGTTAACAtgttatcacccttatttgtaatcctcttgcaGGTAAATAAGTAAACAAGATAAAATGCCTCGTAAAactcatgatttcgtgatagcaaatacttggtgggacaattatgcgtagaagtttacaaaattaagtttagataagttttatatagaatttccagagttatataaacttttatactaagtagttagtaaactttatatttaatccaaattatttttttaatcagtcaaggatgcctatttggagttgggagactggattaatGGTGATTTGtctacaaataacattatttatgttaatttttcgaaaggtgtacaaactttttttgcagcttttttattttcgtaatagtatttgttatataactttttatagaaatcaacTTTTCATGAGACATCGCACCAAATATCATCACGTTTTGTATCGTTTGATatgtaatcgaaagacctttctaacgagtgcaATATATTTACAATCTGGCAGTAATTTCTCAAGTTATGACTACTTCGTTCGTTTTTTGAAGCTGAATTTCACTTATCTTACAGAtaatgtccggatcaatcatatGACCTATCGTTAgataggttattaaaagacctttccaacgagtccaaaacattggagatctggcaaccctgcctagagttatgaccacttaagtgatttctatacacttttttgtagccggatctcacttaaatgtatgtaaacgatgtccggatccatcatccgacccatcgttggttaagtaatcgaaAGGCcttacctttccaacaagtgcaaaacattgaaaatctggcaaccgcgtctcgagttatgaccacttaactgATATTtcaatgcctctgtgctctcttatgctaactagataggaaaaccagcaagcttagtacaagagagcacagaggcatcgatttatgtactttgttattccggatctaaacaaaaaacgttactaaatccaccttaaggtggttggtgccttcctcacattcatgttgttttttaggttgttttttgaaattaatttaaaagttttttttatttttttaattattttttttatttaattttttattttttttcattaatttttttaataattattgtttttacaagcgcaattttcaattcggggctgtaattgaatttaaaagtgctaatatgccaacattaggtgcacgatggaattgcatgctgtccccCTAGTCTTAATAAACAATGCCTTATGAGTTGTATATTTTTCAGCCAGttttgagataatcgtgtggaaaaaaaaatcatgtctacacacatccccacagacatttgttcagaatttgattctgagtcgatgagGTATAAGTGAAGGTATATATGGGAGgagtatttaagaagttcatttttcgagttattttatagccttgcctcagcgaggtaaggaaggcaaaactgaTAAAATTTGTATCCAACCCCATTTGGAGTcaagcatttcaaaagggcacaaaacttttgtaaacaataaagtatccctttcactcaaatgacagtttgcataaggtgtgagagggatacactcttgtttacaaaagttttgtgccctaatgaaatggaaagcacgatTTTATTACCcacattttttcttttcttataTTGGTAAAATTGTgatttgcaggccaaggattgatacctaagagcatgcaatggcactgaccttgttgcgtgctcttcggttgacgtccacgtaaggaacatcctggaaggagcgtaactaactacatccgtagttctgttagatcatccgaattatcttgatcagaacagtatagctctggttccttgcgagtgtcctattttcttacctccacgttggcttggttttcatgatgacctagctggtggcctgtggaaacggatcgtaaacctttgaccaccgcgggtcagagtcgagacggctaaaagaaaggggcgcaacaatgtgggaaagggaagtaatttgtgattgtagacggtattgatttgattcgcagtatgttgagtcaactgctgtggatgtacctgaaacatcgcacaacggggttgcTCTTCTCTTCATTATCAGCTAcaccctatttttattttgctcttctgattcccaattcttcactgattcttctatttaatatccaacatttaattttaattttactaacttttgattctcttatctctcaaagcttttccactcttttctatcaattaatactgctgtaacaaactttgctttgtttttttccttaaaaatatacttttccttaatgtactagtaatatcaagtctatttatcattcgcctaatcttttttgatgttattgcgaatttatttatttgaataattctttatctgtcctataaattatcattactataatctaagcttgttttgtatctctatttattaactattgtctaattttacatctaatacatctagcttctcatttttattcttcaaaatacgctcatcattctcttactattgatacttgaatttataaaataaattctcttttactgtttattgttttcaatcttcaccctttttcaaacaagtgaggtttgagcccttactcaatttatggaatggttaaaggattaacataaatattactattgtatttttggtaaacttttataacatgcttaggaccaaaaattgtaacaaaacaccgcgacagaagaaatagcaacatataaacacgactcaacactaggaaaggtttcaggagaaaacaatacacagtaaaataacaattagtgcttgaattcaaactaaaaatataacagtttttgctttaatgaaagttgataggcacactataaatggttaggcgcttatacttacatcaaaccctacgtaatgtaccacccccggccgagttaaaatgcgtaaccggaaaagaaggtgtgcatgcctggcacgaacactcaaagcgtgttctagcgtgctgctcgtactgactcagagcaagggtgagatgtaggtgtaagggaagtgcgtgttcgtcgggaacctagtgcataggatcggtcaaggcccgttcttacactgaaaattgcgaattgcgaattggtAAAATTGTGATTTCTTTACTAAACactgaaaacacttttttatataACATCATGTTTATTTCATCAACATTGCCATCTAGTGAAATGAGTGTATACTTGAGATCCTAATTAAGAAGATTGGCCAATGCGGCCAAGTTTTGCACGCAAAAGACAAATCTAAAGTTTTATTAGATAAAAGTCCCTTAAAAATAGGGAATCttatagcttataggaccttttttcaaaaaaaaactctggaaatactCTTTTATACGTTTTCTCAAATGAACATTGACCAGTCTCCTCTTTAAGTTCTGTAGTGTACTTGGACCTGTTTTAGTTTAATTATGTTTTCTGTTGATCTTTTTTATTGGATAACtgacaactttttcaacttttctatATCATCTATAACTATCATTTAATGACACATTCATGGAATTCTATGAATCACTTGAACAAAAATACTCTCTTTCTTGACCGGGGAAATATACTCGTTTTCGACAAACTTTTCCACACACTACCCGCAAAATTACAATCCCAACCCTAAATGTTAATATTACAACCAATTTTAAAAGCAGCATGTTTCCCGTTTCAAACTTGAATTCTGCTGAACTAGCAAAGGAGATAACTCGTTACTCACAGCGTAAGTTACACCCTTTTGAAAAAGGAAATTATTATTCAATCCTTCAACCGCAAGTTTTGCAAACGCAGCCGTTCCGCCTCGTAGAAAGCCTTTTTCTCCGCCGGCGCCTTGAGGGTAGCCTTCCGGATGACCTTGGCCTGCTCGCAGTACTTTTGCGGGTTGTACGCCGGAACGTTCATGTCGTCCCAGCACTCATCCTCTTCATCGTTCGCAACCGGCAGCTCTTGCTCCTTCTCGTCGTCCCAATTCTCGTCATCGTCTTCATCCTTCCGGCTCTGGGAGTACCGTCCCACCTTGAACGGATCCTTCGGCGGACTGTTGTTGTACACCAGCTCCGGCGGGTTGTTCTCTGGCGCGTTGGCGGATTTGCTGGCGATGCAGTATTTATACGTTTCGAACGATGCCCGGTCCTCGCAGCTTTGGACGTGCAACTTGAGCTCCTTCTCGTTCACTCGGTGGGACTCATTGAACGGGCAGGACACCAGTTTCTGGTTCGGGTGGTTCTTCCGACAT
Protein-coding sequences here:
- the LOC6040046 gene encoding gametocyte-specific factor 1 homolog, with protein sequence MSTPAGYGELIQCPYEKAHRIQAHAMSKHLFKCRKNHPNQKLVSCPFNESHRVNEKELKLHVQSCEDRASFETYKYCIASKSANAPENNPPELVYNNSPPKDPFKVGRYSQSRKDEDDDENWDDEKEQELPVANDEEDECWDDMNVPAYNPQKYCEQAKVIRKATLKAPAEKKAFYEAERLRLQNLRLKD